The following proteins come from a genomic window of Lycium ferocissimum isolate CSIRO_LF1 chromosome 4, AGI_CSIRO_Lferr_CH_V1, whole genome shotgun sequence:
- the LOC132053280 gene encoding DEAD-box ATP-dependent RNA helicase 10-like, which translates to MEESKEEMKSFKELGVCDQLIEACNNLGWKTPSKIQAEAMPHAFEGKDLIGLAQTGSGKTGAFAIPILQALLDAPHAFFACILSPTRELAIQIAEQFEALGSGIGVKCAVLVGGIDQVQQSIALGKRPHIVVATPGRLLDHLSNTKGFSLRTIKYLVLDEADRLLNEDFEKALDQILNAIPRERRTYLFSATMTKKVKKLQRACLRNPVKIEAASKYSTVDTLKQQFRFIPAKYKDCYLIYILTEMSGSTSMVFTRTCDATRLLALMLRNLGLRAIPISGQMTQSKRLGALNKFKAGECNILICTDVASRGLDIPSVDMVINYDIPTNSKDYIHRVGRTARAGRSGVAISLVNQYELEWYIQIEKLIGKKLPEYPAEEEEVLLLLERVSEAKRISLMKIKETGGKRKHRGGGDDGDEEVERYLGAKNGKGKLSKKPKRK; encoded by the exons ATGGAAGAATCCAAAGAAGAAATGAAGTCTTTCAAAGAATTAGGAGTTTGTGATCAATTGATTGAGGCTTGCAATAATTTGGGTTGGAAAACTCCTTCTAAGATACAAGCTGAAGCTATGCCTCATGCCTTTGAAG GCAAAGACTTAATTGGTCTGGCGCAAACGGGTTCTGGAAAGACTGGAGCTTTTGCAATTCCTATACTGCAAGCTCTATTAGATGCTCCACATGCCTTTTTTGCCTGCATTCTCTCTCCAACAAG AGAGCTTGCTATTCAAATTGCTGAACAGTTTGAAGCTTTAGGATCCGGTATTGGAGTAAAATGTGCAGTG CTGGTTGGAGGGATAGATCAAGTACAGCAGAGTATTGCCCTCGGGAAACGGCCTCACATTGTT GTTGCAACACCTGGTCGCCTCTTGGATCATCTTTCCAATACAAAAGGGTTTTCTCTTCGTACAATAAAGTACTTG GTATTAGATGAGGCCGATAGGTTGCTGAATGAGGATTTTGAAAAGGCCCTCGATCAGATTTTGAATGCTATTCCTCGTGAACGAAGGACTTATCTGTTTTCTGCTACAATGACCAAAAAG GTGAAGAAACTTCAGAGGGCTTGTTTGAGAAATCCTGTTAAG ATTGAAGCTGCATCTAAATATTCCACAGTTGATACACTGAAGCAGCAGTTCCGTTTTATTCCTGCTAAGTATAAG GACTGCTATCTTATCTATATTCTGACTGAGATGTCTGGCAGTACTTCAATGGTTTTCACTCGTACATGTGATGCAACTCGTCTTCTTGCCTTGATGCTTCGAAATCTTGGCTTGAGAGCCATACCAATTAGTGGTCAGATGACTCAG TCAAAAAGGCTTGGAGCTCTAAACAAATTTAAGGCCGGAGAGTGCAATATCCTTATCTGTACTGATGTGGCCAGTCGAGGACTTGACATCCCATCTGTTGATATGGTTATCAACTATGATATTCCGACAAACTCAAAG GATTATATACATAGAGTGGGAAGAACTGCACGAGCAGGACGTTCTGGGGTTGCCATATCATTAGTGAATCAGTATGAGTTGGAGTGGTATATACAGATAGAAAAGCTTATTG GGAAGAAATTACCCGAGTATCCTGCAGAGGAAGAGGAGGTTTTGCTACTCTTGGAGCGCGTATCAGAAGCCAAGAGGATCTCACTGATG aaaatcaaagaaactGGTGGAAAAAGGAAACACAGAGGTGGTGGAGATGATGGAGACGAGGAGGTTGAAAGATACTTGGGAGCTAAGAATGGGAAGGGAAAGCTATCAAAGAAGCCAAAGAGAAAATGA